One genomic segment of Oncorhynchus masou masou isolate Uvic2021 chromosome 16, UVic_Omas_1.1, whole genome shotgun sequence includes these proteins:
- the LOC135557944 gene encoding protein max isoform X3, translating to MSDNDDIEVDSDADKRAHHNALERKRRDHIKDSFHSLRDSVPALQGEKVGREVASVLRDARPSTGTSAGGIVALSDQSIKQASRAQILDKATDYIQYMRRKNHTHQQDIDDLKRQNALLEQQVRALEKVKGSTQLQASYSSSDSSLYTNPKGSAVSAFDGGSDSSSESEPEEPPAPRKKLRVEAS from the exons GCAGACAAACGAGCACACCACAATGCACTGGAGCGCAAGCGTAGGGATCACATCAAAGACAGCTTTCACAGCCTGCGGGACTCGGTGCCCGCCTTGCAAGGGGAAAAGGTTGGTagagag GTGGCGTCAGTCCTACGCGACGCTCGTCCCTCAACAGGGACCAGTGCAGGCGGAATCGTCGCGCTGTCTGAC CAATCTATCAAACAGGCTTCCCGAGCTCAGATCCTAGACAAAGCTACGGACTATATCCAGTACATGAGGAGGAAAAACCACACCCACCAGCAGGACATTGACGACCTGAAGAGGCAGAACGCACTGCTGGAGCAGCAAG TGCGTGCCCTGGAGAAGGTGAAGGGTTCGACCCAGCTCCAGGCCAGCTACAGTTCTTCAGACAGCAGCCTGTACACCAACCCTAAAGGCAGCGCTGTGTCCGCTTTCGACGGAGGCTCTGACTCCAGCTCCGAGTCCGAGCCAGAGGAACCCCCCGCCCCCAGGAAGAAGCTCCGAGTGGAGGCCAGCTAG